A genomic region of Nymphaea colorata isolate Beijing-Zhang1983 chromosome 2, ASM883128v2, whole genome shotgun sequence contains the following coding sequences:
- the LOC116246858 gene encoding uncharacterized protein LOC116246858 → MMEETNRKRGRDQVDEEIGEKEEEVVAAKRSREEEEQDDEEQGRTKNGSFDDILSLLESEEDEPSNPYLSSFMTTLQQELSSSSSSSSSSEPTQPAGTEPDGAQFDRPDPLSDVVDAPQPQEVMRYLLEASDDELGIPASPVDPSPLEREGGEGEAEALLHQSYVEREGIDQLDFDEKGLPSGVLERESLSFDGLWEMEDQRANYYDFLNSQLCYDDLKIEI, encoded by the coding sequence ATGATGGAAGAGACTAACAGGAAAAGGGGAAGAGACCAAGTAGACGAAGAAAtaggagagaaggaagaagaagtggTTGCCGCCAAAAGAAGCagggaagaggaagagcaaGACGATGAGGAGCAGGGGAGAACGAAGAACGGGTCCTTTGATGACATCCTCTCCCTCCTCGAGTCCGAAGAGGACGAACCCAGCAACCCCTACCTCTCCTCCTTTATGACAACCCTGCAACAAgagctttcttcttcttcttcttcctcctcctcctctgagCCCACTCAACCAGCCGGAACCGAGCCCGACGGCGCCCAGTTTGACCGGCCGGACCCGCTCTCCGACGTCGTCGACGCCCCGCAGCCGCAGGAGGTCATGAGGTACCTCCTGGAAGCCTCCGACGACGAGCTGGGCATCCCCGCCAGCCCGGTCGACCCGTCTCCtcttgagagagaaggaggagaaggagaagccGAAGCTCTCCTCCACCAAtcatatgtagagagagaaggCATCGACCAATTGGATTTCGACGAGAAGGGCTTGCCGTCAGgggttttagagagagaaagcttgAGCTTCGATGGGTTGTGGGAGATGGAGGACCAGAGAGCAAACTACTACGATTTCCTGAACTCCCAACTCTGCTACGACGACCTCAAAATCGAAATATGA